The Pan paniscus chromosome 12, NHGRI_mPanPan1-v2.0_pri, whole genome shotgun sequence genome window below encodes:
- the KCNS3 gene encoding potassium voltage-gated channel subfamily S member 3, which yields MVFGEFFHRPGQDEELVNLNVGGFKQSVDQSTLLRFPHTRLGKLLTCHSEEAILELCDDYSVADKEYYFDRNPSLFRYVLNFYYTGKLHVMEELCVFSFCQEIEYWGINELFIDSCCSNRYQERKEENHEKDWDQKSHDVSTDSSFEESSLFEKELEKFDTLRFGQLRKKIWIRMENPAYCLSAKLIAISSLSVVLASIVAMCVHSMSEFQNEDGEVDDPVLEGVEIACIAWFTGELAVRLAAAPCQKKFWKNPLNIIDFVSIIPFYATLAVDTKEEESEDIENMGKVVQILRLMRIFRILKLARHSVGLRSLGATLRHSYHEVGLLLLFLSVGISIFSVLIYSVEKDDHTSSLTSIPICWWWATISMTTVGYGDTHPVTLAGKLIASTCIICGILVVALPITIIFNKFSKYYQKQKDIDVDQCSEDAPEKCHELPYFNIRDIYAQRMHAFITSLSSVGIVVSDPDSTDASSIEDNEDICNTTSLENCTAK from the coding sequence ATGGTGTTTGGTGAGTTTTTCCATCGCCCTGGACAAGACGAGGAACTTGTCAACCTGAATGTGGGGGGCTTTAAGCAGTCTGTTGACCAAAGCACCCTCCTGCGGTTTCCTCACACCAGACTGGGGAAGCTGCTTACTTGCCATTCTGAAGAGGCCATTCTGGAGCTGTGTGATGATTACAGTGTGGCCGATAAGGAATACTACTTTGATCGGAATCCCTCCTTGTTCAgatatgttttgaatttttattacacGGGGAAGCTGCATGTCATGGAGGAGCTGTGCGTATTCTCATTCTGCCAGGAGATCGAGTACTGGGGCATCAACGAGCTCTTCATTGATTCTTGCTGCAGCAATCGCTACCAGGAACGCAAGGAGGAAAACCACGAGAAGGACTGGGACCAGAAAAGCCATGATGTCAGTACCGACTCCTCGTTTGAAGAGTCGTCTCTGTTTGAGAAGGAGCTGGAGAAGTTTGACACACTGCGATTTGGTCAGCTCCGGAAGAAAATCTGGATTAGAATGGAGAACCCAGCATACTGCCTGTCCGCTAAGCTTATCGCTATCTCCTCCTTGAGCGTGGTGCTGGCCTCCATCGTGGCCATGTGCGTTCACAGCATGTCGGAGTTCCAGAATGAGGATGGAGAAGTGGATGATCCGGTGCTGGAAGGAGTGGAGATCGCGTGCATTGCCTGGTTCACCGGGGAGCTTGCCGTCCGGCTGGCTGCCGCTCCTTGTCaaaagaaattctggaaaaaCCCTCTGAACATCATAGACTTTGTCTCCATTATTCCCTTCTATGCCACGTTGGCTGTAGACAccaaggaggaagagagtgaggatATTGAGAACATGGGCAAGGTGGTCCAGATCCTACGGCTTATGAGGATTTTCCGAATTCTAAAGCTTGCCCGGCACTCGGTAGGACTTCGGTCTCTAGGTGCCACACTGAGACACAGCTACCATGAAGTTGGGcttctgcttctcttcctctctgtgggcatttccattttctctgtgCTTATCTACTCCGTGGAGAAAGATGACCACACAtccagcctcaccagcatcccCATCTGCTGGTGGTGGGCCACCATCAGCATGACAACTGTGGGCTATGGAGACACCCACCCGGTCACCTTGGCAGGAAAGCTCATCGCCAGCACATGCATCATCTGTGGCATCTTGGTGGTGGCCCTtcccatcaccatcatcttcaaCAAGTTTTCCAAGTACTACCAGAAGCAAAAGGACATTGATGTGGACCAGTGCAGTGAGGATGCACCAGAGAAGTGTCATGAGCTACCTTACTTTAACATTAGGGATATATATGCACAGCGGATGCACGCCTTCATTACCAGTCTCTCTTCTGTAGGCATTGTGGTGAGCGATCCTGACTCCACAGATGCTTCAAGCATTGAAGACAATGAGGACATTTGTAACACCACCTCCTTGGAGAATTGCACAGCAAAATGA